Proteins encoded within one genomic window of Flavobacterium gilvum:
- a CDS encoding DUF5703 domain-containing protein, with translation MNLKTFPIFLFLFTNLLIGQTSKIKPLEWNVSQYDVTWDSPSKNALGSMPLGNGDIGVNVWVENNGDLILLLGKSDSFDEFNRLLKIGRIRIKTNPSVFTEGQSFSQRLNLSDGSIEIKTATSKIRIWVDVNNPLVQVNFESNTAIDAKVIVENWRNESREFKTVGNLKESFSAWGNWPDKMRVNADTFLPSKEGQLAWCHHNIESQWKRNLELTGLGNEIVKGKDPVLNRTFGALVRGTNFKAISDTEIQTKTGSKAFSVQIFSLTNQSENAQDWLKATEKLAKNVKSSSETRFLAHKNWWHQFWNRSKIEITSSNAGDSNPFMVSRAYNLQRFVTACAGRGNLPIKFNGSLFTVDGIDPDYRSWGGGYWWQNTRLPYWSMLACGDYDMMLPIFDMYMKALPLRKAATIKYYGHEGAFFPETIYFWGNYMDNENYGIDRKDKPDGLTDNTYIRYYWQSGIEMVALMLDYYDATQSQEFLSKTLVPFATEIIKFYDQHWKRGTDGKILFDPSQSLETWHTAINPTPEIVGIRFIGNRLIHLTKDSSLKEQWQKTINDLPKVPMITENGATRLLPAEKFSNKMNIENPELYAVFPYRAYTSLSDEKTLEIGRNTWQKRLHPEDYGWQQNCIQAALLGLKEEAQKMVVSRANKTAKEYRFPGFFGPNYDWTPEQCHATNMMTALQYMIMQCEGDKIVLLPAWSNNWNVNFKLNAPKNTIIEGRVENGKIKELKVFPGSRRKDIVIKGL, from the coding sequence ATGAATTTAAAGACTTTCCCTATTTTTCTGTTTTTGTTTACCAATTTGCTTATTGGACAAACCTCTAAAATTAAACCATTAGAATGGAATGTTTCTCAATATGATGTCACTTGGGATTCTCCGAGTAAAAACGCATTGGGTTCTATGCCCCTAGGTAACGGCGATATCGGTGTCAATGTTTGGGTAGAAAACAATGGTGATTTGATTTTATTATTAGGGAAATCAGATTCATTTGATGAATTTAACCGCTTATTAAAAATTGGACGCATTCGCATTAAAACCAATCCTTCTGTTTTTACCGAAGGACAGTCTTTTTCACAACGTTTAAATCTCTCTGATGGTTCTATCGAAATAAAAACAGCGACTTCGAAAATACGTATTTGGGTCGATGTAAATAATCCGTTAGTTCAAGTTAATTTTGAAAGTAATACTGCGATTGATGCTAAAGTTATAGTTGAAAATTGGAGAAATGAATCTCGTGAATTTAAGACAGTTGGGAATTTAAAAGAATCATTTTCTGCTTGGGGAAATTGGCCAGACAAAATGCGTGTAAATGCAGATACTTTTCTTCCTTCAAAAGAGGGACAATTGGCTTGGTGTCACCACAATATAGAATCGCAATGGAAAAGAAATCTCGAATTGACGGGATTGGGAAATGAAATTGTAAAAGGCAAAGATCCAGTTCTGAATCGAACTTTTGGTGCGCTTGTGAGAGGAACAAACTTCAAAGCTATTTCCGATACCGAAATCCAAACCAAAACCGGTTCTAAGGCTTTTTCTGTTCAAATTTTTTCATTGACGAATCAATCAGAAAATGCTCAAGATTGGTTGAAAGCGACTGAAAAATTGGCAAAAAATGTAAAATCATCTTCGGAGACGCGTTTTCTTGCACATAAAAACTGGTGGCATCAATTTTGGAACCGAAGCAAGATTGAAATAACATCTTCAAATGCTGGTGATTCGAATCCATTTATGGTTTCGAGAGCCTACAATTTACAGCGTTTTGTAACGGCTTGCGCAGGTCGTGGTAATCTACCAATAAAATTTAATGGTTCACTTTTTACGGTTGACGGAATTGACCCGGATTATCGTTCTTGGGGCGGGGGGTATTGGTGGCAAAATACCCGATTGCCTTATTGGTCGATGTTGGCTTGTGGCGATTATGATATGATGCTTCCAATATTTGACATGTATATGAAAGCACTTCCTTTGCGTAAAGCGGCAACTATAAAATACTATGGACATGAAGGCGCTTTTTTTCCTGAGACAATTTATTTCTGGGGAAATTACATGGATAATGAAAATTATGGAATTGACAGAAAAGATAAACCCGATGGATTGACAGATAATACTTATATCCGTTATTATTGGCAAAGCGGAATAGAAATGGTGGCGCTGATGCTTGATTATTATGATGCTACGCAAAGTCAAGAATTTCTTTCTAAAACATTGGTGCCTTTTGCAACCGAGATTATTAAATTCTATGATCAGCATTGGAAAAGAGGAACAGACGGTAAAATTCTGTTCGATCCTTCCCAGTCACTTGAAACTTGGCACACAGCTATAAACCCAACTCCAGAAATTGTTGGAATACGTTTTATAGGGAATCGTTTGATACATTTAACAAAAGATTCATCGTTGAAAGAACAATGGCAAAAAACAATAAATGATTTACCTAAAGTGCCAATGATAACCGAAAATGGAGCAACGCGATTGCTGCCCGCCGAAAAATTTTCAAATAAAATGAATATTGAGAATCCAGAACTCTATGCCGTTTTTCCTTATCGTGCTTACACCAGTCTTTCGGATGAGAAAACATTGGAAATTGGTCGTAATACATGGCAAAAACGTTTGCATCCCGAAGATTATGGTTGGCAACAAAATTGCATTCAGGCAGCTTTGCTCGGTTTGAAAGAGGAAGCTCAAAAAATGGTTGTATCAAGAGCAAACAAAACAGCAAAAGAATATCGTTTTCCAGGTTTTTTTGGTCCAAATTACGATTGGACTCCAGAGCAATGCCACGCTACAAATATGATGACCGCGTTACAATATATGATTATGCAGTGCGAAGGTGATAAAATTGTGTTGTTGCCGGCTTGGAGTAATAACTGGAATGTTAATTTTAAATTGAATGCCCCAAAAAATACAATTATCGAAGGCCGTGTCGAAAACGGAAAGATTAAAGAATTAAAAGTGTTCCCAGGATCCCGTAGAAAAGACATCGTGATTAAGGGATTATAA
- a CDS encoding glycoside hydrolase family 3 protein, producing the protein MKKRTLLLCLFLGTQLLFSQKTPKYKNPKLPVEERVQDLLSRMTPEEKFWQMFMIPGDLSDGVDNYKNGIFGFQVSAKGSSDAANQILDYSAASNAQETIKLVNKIQKHFVENTRLGIPIIAFDEALHGLVRDGATAFPQSISLAATFDTGLMKRVSTAIALESKSRGIRQILSPVVNLASDVRWGRVEETYGEDPFLSARMGVAFVSSFEERGVITTPKHFLANSGDGGRDSYPIDYNERYLEEYQFPPFRACFTEGGSRSVMTSYNTLNGSPCTANDWLLNKKLKGEMNFKGFIISDANAVGGGNVLHYTAKDYAESGANAINNGLDVIFQTAYDHYKLFQPPFLDGRINQKNIDEAVARVLRLKFELGLFENPYADEKETNKWNGNPAHKLLSREAAEKGMVLLKNDNKILPLKKNINSIALIGNDITEARLGGYSGPGNGKVSMLDGIKAKLGKSVVINLAEGCARKSTDYVVVPTANLFEIANGKKRNGLTAEYFNNVQLSGTPMVTRIDNSINFDWTLYSPDPAKINYDFFSAKWTGKIKSPVTGTHKIGFEGNDGYRLYLNGKLIIDNWKSQSYSTKLVDFNFEKDKEYDIKVEFFESQGYAKFKLVWNIGVNNDWQNKINDAVAAAKKSNVAVIAAGIEEGEFNDRAYLGLLGHQEELINAVAATGKPVVVILVGGSAITMDKWINNVPAILDVWYPGEDGGNAVANILFGDKNPSGRLPITFPVFEGQLPLVYNHKPTGRSDDYTNLNGTPLFPFGYGLSYSTFEYSNMRFDKKQIGKSETTKVYCTIKNTSNVDGDEVVQLYVRDVLASIAQPIKQLKGFQRISLKAGESKEVSFEINKETLQMLNGDMKWVVEPGDFRIMIGASSRDIKLRDILIVTE; encoded by the coding sequence ATGAAAAAAAGAACACTTTTGCTTTGCTTGTTTTTGGGAACTCAATTGTTGTTTTCCCAAAAAACACCAAAATATAAAAACCCAAAATTACCCGTGGAAGAACGTGTTCAGGATTTATTGTCCCGAATGACGCCGGAAGAAAAGTTTTGGCAAATGTTTATGATTCCTGGCGATTTGTCTGATGGAGTTGATAATTACAAAAACGGAATTTTTGGCTTTCAGGTAAGTGCCAAAGGAAGCTCTGATGCCGCTAACCAAATCCTTGATTACAGTGCTGCGAGTAATGCGCAGGAAACGATAAAATTGGTTAATAAAATACAAAAACATTTTGTTGAAAATACACGTTTAGGTATTCCAATTATTGCTTTTGACGAAGCTTTGCACGGACTGGTAAGAGACGGCGCAACTGCTTTTCCTCAATCTATTTCCTTGGCAGCGACATTTGATACGGGCTTGATGAAACGGGTTTCGACCGCTATTGCATTGGAATCTAAAAGCCGTGGAATTCGTCAGATTTTATCGCCGGTGGTAAACCTTGCTTCGGATGTTCGCTGGGGGCGTGTAGAAGAAACCTACGGAGAAGACCCTTTCCTTTCTGCCAGAATGGGAGTTGCTTTTGTGTCTTCATTTGAGGAACGAGGAGTGATTACAACACCGAAACATTTCTTGGCAAACAGTGGAGATGGCGGACGCGACAGTTACCCGATAGATTATAATGAACGTTATTTGGAAGAATACCAGTTTCCGCCTTTTCGAGCCTGTTTTACCGAAGGCGGAAGTCGCAGTGTTATGACTTCGTATAATACTTTGAATGGAAGTCCTTGTACTGCCAATGATTGGTTATTGAATAAAAAATTGAAAGGAGAAATGAATTTTAAAGGATTCATTATTTCGGATGCAAATGCTGTGGGGGGTGGAAATGTTTTGCATTATACAGCAAAAGATTATGCAGAATCTGGTGCAAATGCTATCAATAACGGTTTGGATGTGATTTTTCAAACGGCTTATGATCATTACAAATTGTTTCAGCCACCTTTCCTTGACGGAAGAATCAATCAGAAAAATATTGATGAAGCGGTGGCAAGAGTGTTACGATTGAAATTTGAATTGGGATTGTTTGAAAATCCGTATGCCGATGAAAAGGAAACCAATAAATGGAACGGAAATCCTGCCCACAAATTATTGTCCAGAGAAGCTGCCGAAAAAGGGATGGTTTTGTTGAAAAATGACAATAAAATTTTGCCTTTGAAAAAAAATATAAACTCAATTGCATTAATCGGAAATGATATTACCGAAGCTCGATTGGGAGGTTACAGCGGACCCGGAAACGGAAAAGTGAGTATGCTTGACGGAATTAAAGCCAAATTGGGAAAATCGGTAGTGATTAATCTGGCTGAAGGTTGTGCTAGAAAAAGCACGGATTATGTTGTCGTTCCAACAGCAAATTTATTCGAAATAGCCAATGGTAAAAAAAGAAATGGTTTGACTGCCGAATATTTTAATAATGTGCAGTTGAGTGGAACTCCAATGGTTACAAGAATTGACAACTCAATCAATTTTGATTGGACTTTATATTCACCAGATCCGGCCAAAATTAACTATGATTTTTTCTCTGCAAAATGGACAGGAAAAATTAAATCGCCGGTGACAGGAACTCACAAAATTGGTTTTGAAGGCAACGACGGTTATCGTTTGTATCTCAATGGAAAATTGATTATCGACAATTGGAAAAGCCAATCGTATTCAACAAAACTAGTTGATTTCAATTTTGAAAAAGACAAAGAATACGATATCAAAGTGGAATTTTTTGAGTCACAAGGATATGCTAAATTCAAATTGGTTTGGAATATTGGTGTAAATAACGATTGGCAAAATAAAATTAATGACGCGGTGGCTGCTGCCAAAAAATCGAATGTGGCGGTTATTGCTGCCGGAATTGAAGAAGGTGAGTTCAACGATAGAGCTTATCTTGGTTTGTTAGGACATCAGGAAGAATTGATTAATGCCGTTGCGGCAACAGGAAAACCAGTCGTTGTGATTTTGGTCGGAGGAAGTGCCATCACGATGGACAAATGGATTAATAATGTGCCAGCTATTTTGGATGTTTGGTACCCGGGTGAAGACGGGGGGAATGCTGTGGCAAATATCCTTTTTGGAGACAAAAATCCTTCTGGACGTTTACCAATTACTTTTCCTGTTTTTGAGGGGCAATTGCCTTTGGTTTACAACCATAAACCAACAGGACGTTCGGATGATTATACCAATTTGAACGGCACACCTTTGTTTCCTTTTGGTTACGGATTGAGTTATTCGACTTTTGAGTACAGTAATATGCGATTTGACAAAAAACAAATTGGAAAGTCCGAAACAACTAAAGTGTATTGTACCATAAAAAACACCAGCAATGTTGATGGAGACGAAGTGGTTCAGTTGTATGTAAGAGATGTATTGGCGTCTATTGCACAACCAATCAAGCAATTGAAAGGCTTTCAGAGAATTTCGCTGAAAGCGGGAGAATCAAAAGAAGTTTCATTTGAGATCAACAAAGAAACCCTGCAAATGCTTAACGGTGATATGAAATGGGTGGTAGAACCGGGAGATTTCAGAATCATGATTGGAGCTTCTTCAAGAGACATTAAGTTGAGGGATATACTCATTGTTACGGAGTAA
- a CDS encoding glycoside hydrolase family 38 N-terminal domain-containing protein translates to MKKTILFLTLSLLPFLGNSQKKSKSDTPKVNEVIVVFKTHFDIGYTDWSDNVRYNYANSMVTSALNTIEQSKNLPKDQQFKWTVSGWPMKEMLLKSKPEVKIRIEKAITDGNLFVHALPFSMETEAADLEPLVQSLGYASKIHRDLGLPLAIDAKMSDVPSHSWIMPTLLSNAGVKFLHIGCNPASMSPKVPLLFWWEGPDKSKLMTFYFGEYYGTSPAPPKDWPHKTWLAIIQTNDNSGAQSYEEFQKEVKNIEKLNPGAKVRVGSLADFYNTIIKENPKLETIKGDMPDTWIHGYMSMPREMKSSRALSKSSLNLEAFSTLASIWGQKEEEPINKIVNESLEGIHLFDEHTFGLAMSHGHSGYWAYGNEFEKLRAKGDYDAIEYSWKEKGNHINGSEKLILPTFSRELKRLAASVKADGNRIVVYNPLPWERSDMVTVQTASDFKKSLKNVVTGEIIPIIKNKNILQFQANAIPAMGYSTFIATDEEAPLQKSSLSFDSEKGIMENSFFKITFDKQNGTIKSLIDKKSNKEMVNANSEYKFGQYSNERFAKTQTDKYAKDYIKAGWNWAYSELGRINLDDASYKKASGKNAEIEFSKDGLSVSAMMHFKGDADLNHNYTMVFTLFENKPVVEVIWSINGKPAEAWPEGGWISFPFNIENAQFKLGRLGGVIDPAKDIVKGSNLDYGFINTGIGVLDKNNQGFGVTSPDVPGVSLDRPGLWKYSTDFVPQKGNVFFNLYNNQWSTNFTEWVEGSWTAKFYLWSIDSYTDGNSIVVPSEEIRNPLMVSYAGGAAGKLEASAKGISVSEKGVLVTFFGKNRDGEGDLIRLWEQNGKDTDCLVTLPEGSPYKTAQFCDLRGEEKGEILTISNNSVKVKLKVNKPISLILK, encoded by the coding sequence ATGAAAAAAACGATTCTATTTTTAACGCTTTCACTTTTACCTTTCTTAGGGAATAGTCAGAAAAAAAGCAAATCCGATACTCCAAAAGTCAACGAAGTAATTGTGGTTTTCAAAACCCATTTTGATATTGGTTATACTGATTGGTCAGATAATGTGAGGTATAATTATGCCAATTCAATGGTAACCAGTGCGCTGAATACTATTGAACAGTCAAAAAACTTACCGAAAGACCAACAATTCAAATGGACGGTTTCTGGCTGGCCAATGAAAGAAATGCTTTTGAAGTCAAAGCCTGAAGTCAAAATTAGAATTGAAAAAGCGATAACTGATGGTAATCTTTTTGTTCATGCGTTGCCTTTTTCGATGGAGACAGAAGCTGCCGATTTGGAGCCTCTGGTACAATCGCTAGGTTATGCTTCAAAAATTCATAGAGATTTAGGATTGCCATTAGCCATTGATGCAAAAATGTCTGATGTGCCAAGTCATTCTTGGATTATGCCCACATTGTTGAGTAATGCAGGTGTGAAATTTTTGCACATTGGTTGTAATCCTGCTTCTATGTCGCCAAAAGTTCCTTTACTGTTTTGGTGGGAAGGCCCAGATAAATCAAAGCTGATGACTTTTTATTTTGGAGAATATTACGGAACAAGTCCTGCGCCACCAAAAGATTGGCCACACAAAACTTGGTTGGCAATTATTCAAACCAATGACAATTCTGGAGCTCAATCGTATGAAGAATTCCAGAAAGAAGTAAAAAATATAGAAAAACTTAATCCCGGTGCCAAAGTTAGGGTAGGAAGTCTTGCTGATTTTTACAATACTATTATAAAGGAAAATCCAAAATTGGAAACCATAAAAGGAGATATGCCAGACACTTGGATTCATGGCTATATGTCAATGCCGCGCGAAATGAAATCGAGTCGTGCTTTGAGTAAATCGTCTTTGAATTTGGAAGCATTTAGCACTTTGGCGTCTATTTGGGGACAAAAAGAAGAAGAGCCAATAAACAAAATCGTGAACGAATCTTTGGAAGGTATTCATTTATTTGATGAGCATACTTTTGGTTTGGCGATGAGTCACGGTCATTCTGGTTATTGGGCGTATGGCAATGAATTTGAAAAATTACGCGCCAAAGGAGATTATGACGCAATAGAATATTCTTGGAAAGAAAAAGGAAATCACATCAATGGTTCTGAAAAATTGATTTTACCAACATTCAGCAGGGAATTAAAACGTTTGGCAGCTTCGGTAAAAGCAGATGGAAACCGTATCGTAGTTTACAATCCGCTGCCATGGGAACGTAGCGATATGGTAACTGTGCAAACTGCTTCTGATTTTAAAAAATCATTAAAAAACGTTGTAACGGGAGAAATTATTCCAATTATCAAAAACAAAAATATCCTTCAGTTTCAGGCAAATGCCATTCCAGCAATGGGTTACAGCACTTTTATTGCTACAGATGAAGAGGCGCCTTTACAAAAATCTAGTTTATCATTTGATTCAGAAAAAGGAATAATGGAAAATTCATTTTTCAAAATTACTTTCGATAAACAAAACGGAACGATTAAATCTTTGATTGACAAAAAATCAAATAAAGAAATGGTAAACGCCAATTCGGAGTACAAATTTGGACAATATAGTAACGAACGTTTTGCCAAAACGCAAACCGATAAATACGCCAAGGATTATATCAAAGCGGGTTGGAATTGGGCGTATTCAGAATTGGGCAGAATCAATCTTGATGATGCTTCATACAAAAAAGCTTCTGGAAAAAATGCTGAAATTGAATTTTCTAAAGATGGATTATCGGTTTCAGCCATGATGCATTTCAAAGGTGATGCCGATTTGAATCACAATTATACAATGGTTTTTACTTTGTTTGAAAACAAACCCGTTGTTGAAGTGATTTGGAGCATTAACGGAAAACCTGCCGAAGCTTGGCCAGAAGGAGGCTGGATAAGTTTTCCTTTCAATATCGAAAACGCACAGTTTAAGTTGGGACGTTTAGGTGGAGTAATCGATCCTGCGAAAGATATTGTAAAAGGTTCCAATCTGGATTATGGCTTTATCAATACAGGTATTGGCGTTTTGGACAAAAATAATCAAGGATTTGGAGTTACCTCTCCAGATGTTCCGGGAGTAAGTTTGGATCGTCCGGGCTTGTGGAAATATTCTACTGATTTTGTTCCTCAAAAAGGAAATGTATTTTTCAATTTATACAATAACCAATGGAGTACCAATTTTACAGAATGGGTAGAAGGTTCATGGACGGCGAAATTTTATTTGTGGAGTATAGACAGTTATACCGACGGAAATTCGATTGTTGTTCCTTCAGAGGAAATCAGAAATCCGTTGATGGTATCGTATGCAGGTGGTGCAGCTGGTAAACTTGAGGCTTCCGCAAAAGGAATTTCTGTGTCCGAAAAAGGTGTTTTGGTAACTTTCTTTGGAAAAAACAGAGATGGGGAAGGAGATTTAATCCGACTTTGGGAACAAAACGGAAAAGACACAGATTGCTTAGTGACTTTGCCAGAAGGTAGTCCATATAAAACTGCTCAATTCTGTGATTTGAGAGGTGAAGAAAAAGGAGAAATCTTGACAATTTCGAATAATTCAGTTAAAGTAAAATTAAAAGTAAATAAGCCTATTTCTTTGATTTTAAAATAA
- a CDS encoding alpha-L-fucosidase — MIKRLILAVLLAGTSIVGNAQNKISAKDIADKMKWFEDAKLGIFIHAGIYSVADVSESWSFHNGNISVEDYMKQQKGYTLSKYDPAAWAEMIKDCGARYCVITTKHHDGVAMYDTKLGKLSSVKTCAAKKDMIKPLFAELRKRDVKCGAYFSLIDWTHDDYPGFLKEKARYDIKKEPARWERFQKFFQGQIKEISDWYNPDLWWFDGDWEHSAEEWQAEKTRKMMLDRNPNTIINGRLQGYGDYDTPEQNFPVVRPAFKWWELCMTMNENWGYRVSDNNWKTPYEIITIFVDAVSNGGNLLLDIGPKPDGTYPDTVVSTLKELGDWNKRNGEGIFGTIPGIPQGHFYGPTTLSKDSKTLYLFVHGKTSGQVMLKGLDNKIKDITVLGSNVKLTHKVVGKISWSAVPGLVYIDLPETAVDKYVTCIKVTLDAPIKLYRGQGGFLTN, encoded by the coding sequence ATGATAAAGAGATTAATATTGGCGGTTCTTTTAGCAGGAACTTCTATAGTGGGAAATGCCCAGAATAAAATTTCAGCAAAGGATATTGCTGATAAAATGAAATGGTTTGAAGATGCTAAATTAGGTATCTTCATTCATGCCGGAATTTATTCGGTGGCCGATGTTTCGGAATCTTGGAGTTTTCATAACGGAAACATTTCGGTTGAAGATTATATGAAACAACAAAAAGGTTATACTTTGAGTAAGTATGATCCGGCTGCCTGGGCAGAAATGATCAAAGATTGTGGTGCCAGATATTGTGTAATTACAACAAAACATCACGACGGTGTGGCGATGTATGACACGAAATTAGGGAAGTTGAGTTCCGTAAAAACTTGTGCTGCCAAAAAAGATATGATTAAACCTTTATTTGCAGAATTGCGTAAAAGAGATGTAAAATGTGGGGCTTATTTTTCTTTAATTGATTGGACTCATGATGATTATCCAGGTTTTTTGAAAGAAAAAGCACGTTATGATATCAAGAAAGAACCAGCTCGTTGGGAGCGTTTCCAAAAATTCTTCCAAGGACAAATCAAAGAAATCTCAGATTGGTATAATCCTGATTTGTGGTGGTTTGATGGTGACTGGGAGCACAGCGCCGAAGAATGGCAAGCCGAAAAAACGCGTAAAATGATGTTAGACAGAAACCCAAATACTATCATCAATGGTCGTTTGCAAGGATATGGTGATTATGATACACCAGAACAAAATTTCCCTGTGGTGCGCCCTGCATTCAAATGGTGGGAATTGTGTATGACGATGAACGAAAACTGGGGTTACCGTGTGAGCGATAACAACTGGAAAACACCTTACGAGATTATTACCATTTTTGTGGATGCCGTTTCAAATGGAGGGAATTTATTATTAGACATTGGACCAAAACCTGATGGAACTTATCCTGATACAGTTGTTTCTACTTTGAAAGAATTAGGTGATTGGAACAAAAGAAACGGAGAAGGAATTTTCGGAACTATTCCTGGAATTCCTCAAGGTCATTTCTATGGACCAACAACATTGTCCAAAGATTCAAAAACACTTTATTTATTTGTTCACGGAAAAACTTCTGGACAAGTAATGTTGAAAGGATTAGATAACAAAATTAAGGACATTACTGTTTTAGGTTCCAACGTAAAATTGACTCATAAAGTAGTTGGTAAAATTTCTTGGAGTGCCGTTCCTGGATTGGTTTACATAGATTTACCAGAAACTGCTGTCGATAAATATGTGACTTGTATCAAGGTGACATTAGATGCGCCAATTAAATTATACAGAGGCCAAGGTGGTTTCTTGACGAATTAA